A region from the Bacteroidota bacterium genome encodes:
- a CDS encoding helix-hairpin-helix domain-containing protein translates to MKIWFLLLFIPILSLLPAGSVLAGFESRKPAGSGAVSARFASYEALWGNPAGLAGLSDPVLMVTATRPYGLTELTSLYALGVWPSGALIPGFSVHQMGSDLYRELTASAWLATRLTGSLSAGLSLNMHHLRIDRGGQAFSWSADVGVQIEAVPGLRLGIQADNLFQQTIGRSREPLPFMLRGGMWASLTTWLEAGADLVAEPHWPVDLVTGLVLRPHESFRLELNWQESTHQWSAGVSGILPVVTTRYQVLVHPHLGLTHQVSVLVGRIEIKNPHMLFPEPSPSTATKKRERVIPLVDLNLATVDQWTQLPGITDRLAKNIVEWRTRRNGFVSVDELLGVPGMTPDQLERIRPYVVVREPAPAADPAPAQPD, encoded by the coding sequence ATGAAAATCTGGTTTCTACTCCTTTTTATCCCCATTCTGAGTCTGCTGCCTGCAGGGTCTGTTCTGGCCGGGTTCGAATCAAGAAAACCTGCCGGAAGCGGGGCGGTTTCAGCCCGTTTTGCCAGTTATGAAGCCCTGTGGGGCAATCCGGCCGGGCTCGCCGGGCTTTCAGATCCTGTACTGATGGTGACGGCAACGAGACCGTACGGACTGACTGAACTGACCAGTCTGTATGCACTGGGTGTCTGGCCTTCCGGTGCACTGATTCCAGGTTTCTCGGTTCACCAGATGGGCTCGGATCTTTACAGGGAACTGACTGCGAGTGCGTGGCTTGCAACCCGTTTAACCGGTTCTCTGTCGGCAGGACTCTCTCTGAATATGCATCACCTGCGTATTGATCGCGGCGGACAGGCCTTTTCCTGGTCGGCCGATGTGGGAGTACAGATAGAGGCCGTTCCCGGACTGAGACTTGGCATTCAGGCAGACAATCTGTTTCAGCAAACCATCGGACGAAGCAGGGAACCGTTGCCCTTCATGCTACGCGGAGGAATGTGGGCCTCCCTCACTACCTGGCTCGAGGCAGGAGCCGATCTGGTGGCAGAACCTCATTGGCCGGTCGATCTGGTTACAGGATTGGTTTTGCGTCCCCATGAAAGTTTCCGTCTTGAGCTGAACTGGCAGGAGTCCACTCATCAATGGTCTGCAGGAGTTTCCGGTATCCTGCCGGTGGTTACCACCCGATACCAGGTTCTGGTTCATCCGCATCTGGGGCTGACGCATCAGGTGTCGGTTCTGGTCGGCCGGATTGAAATCAAGAATCCGCACATGCTTTTTCCGGAACCCTCGCCCTCCACTGCGACTAAAAAGAGAGAAAGGGTGATTCCTTTGGTTGATCTGAATCTCGCAACGGTTGATCAATGGACCCAATTGCCCGGAATTACAGACCGACTGGCAAAGAACATTGTGGAATGGAGAACCAGACGAAACGGATTTGTGTCGGTGGATGAATTACTTGGGGTTCCTGGCATGACACCAGACCAATTGGAACGGATACGACCTTATGTGGTGGTCAGGGAACCTGCCCCCGCTGCAGATCCTGCACCTGCTCAACCGGACTGA
- a CDS encoding M28 family peptidase codes for MSAEIQFLVEKPLSLAYILYMFSGMLLLFSLITGTPDTVAISRHWHFLSSDQLEGRGTGTRGERIAGDYLISQLKAAGLKPVPGLGYEQKIPMHGGIAMPNSVLTFHSGDSVFQPVLHKDYGTLTTGASTFLPEPTGLVFVGYGIIAPEYDYNDYQAVDVTGKVVIYLSGEPPSSTAEFFQGPRSTIYSLPAIKHRTAIGQGAAGTIQIYDPDRDSRSWTAWIRELSFEDVIQSYSITSGFSILLHKDQTGWLFRDSNRTYLELLEQEKRYNLTSFELKTRLSFHGSFRSRDFLSRNILAVAGDTTDWKNTRLVLVSSHYDHLGIGPAANRDSIYNGAMDNAIGVAVTLELAGILARNPPPVPVLFVFTTGEEKGLLGSIYYTNFPVRPLSSTVACINIDGINFLDPATGYLAIGGIYSTLGDLASEALDSHDLTRLTPPSISDDDSFLRSDHYAFAQAGIPSVSLIEGPGHVNVSEESAQTFKHLWDQTVYHSPFDDSRQYINWKAVHQHASVYLSLLNQVTGNPDDVRWYRSSPFRQIRLQTQAENR; via the coding sequence TTGTCTGCTGAAATTCAATTTCTGGTTGAAAAACCCCTTTCACTGGCGTACATTCTTTACATGTTCTCCGGAATGCTCCTCTTATTCAGTCTGATCACTGGAACCCCAGACACGGTGGCCATTTCGCGTCATTGGCATTTTCTTTCATCCGATCAGCTGGAAGGACGCGGCACCGGGACGCGTGGTGAACGGATTGCCGGAGACTATCTGATCAGTCAGTTAAAGGCAGCAGGATTAAAACCGGTCCCCGGTCTGGGATATGAACAAAAGATTCCCATGCACGGAGGGATTGCCATGCCCAACTCCGTTCTGACCTTTCATTCCGGCGATTCGGTTTTTCAGCCGGTTCTTCATAAGGATTACGGAACGCTGACCACGGGCGCCAGCACTTTTCTTCCCGAGCCAACAGGTCTCGTCTTTGTGGGTTATGGCATCATTGCTCCCGAATACGACTATAACGACTATCAGGCCGTTGATGTCACCGGAAAAGTGGTGATTTACCTGAGCGGAGAGCCTCCCTCATCCACAGCAGAATTTTTCCAGGGTCCCCGGTCCACCATCTATTCTCTGCCGGCGATTAAACATCGGACCGCGATTGGCCAGGGGGCCGCCGGAACCATACAGATTTATGATCCGGACAGAGATTCCCGAAGCTGGACGGCCTGGATCCGTGAATTGTCCTTCGAAGACGTGATACAATCCTACTCCATTACCAGCGGGTTTTCGATCCTGCTGCACAAGGATCAGACCGGATGGCTGTTCCGGGATTCCAACCGTACCTACCTGGAATTACTTGAGCAGGAAAAACGGTACAATCTGACCAGTTTTGAACTAAAAACCCGCCTCTCTTTTCATGGCAGTTTCCGTTCACGGGACTTTCTTTCACGGAACATTCTGGCGGTAGCAGGAGACACAACCGATTGGAAAAACACCCGGCTGGTACTGGTCTCCTCGCATTATGATCACCTTGGCATCGGTCCTGCTGCAAACAGGGACAGTATTTATAACGGTGCAATGGATAATGCCATTGGTGTGGCTGTAACTCTGGAACTGGCCGGAATTCTTGCCAGGAACCCACCACCTGTTCCAGTCCTGTTTGTTTTTACAACCGGTGAGGAAAAGGGTCTTCTTGGAAGTATTTATTACACCAATTTTCCGGTACGTCCGCTGTCTTCCACAGTGGCCTGCATTAACATAGACGGAATCAATTTTCTGGATCCGGCCACCGGATACCTTGCCATCGGAGGGATCTATTCAACGCTCGGGGATCTTGCCTCAGAAGCGTTGGATTCCCATGATCTGACCCGACTGACTCCTCCATCAATTTCAGACGATGATTCATTTCTCCGGTCAGACCATTATGCATTTGCACAGGCCGGCATTCCGTCGGTTTCTCTGATCGAAGGCCCGGGGCACGTTAACGTGTCCGAAGAATCTGCACAGACTTTTAAACACCTGTGGGATCAGACCGTTTATCATTCACCGTTTGACGATTCCCGACAGTATATCAACTGGAAGGCGGTTCACCAGCATGCCAGTGTTTACCTGTCCCTGCTGAACCAGGTTACCGGCAATCCGGACGATGTCCGCTGGTACCGTTCCAGTCCCTTCCGTCAGATCCGACTTCAGACCCAGGCCGAAAACCGATGA
- a CDS encoding phosphate ABC transporter substrate-binding protein → MKLPLSLLLFSFPLFLSCQQGKETTGTGNQVIRIAGSETLHPLLDRWSEEYMIKNPGISIRVTGGGSRYGLKALIDGKTDIAATSRPLKPDEVKRLADSHQGVGVSFLVAKDAITIYVNEQNPVRNLSLEAIRHIFTGTITNWKEVGGADTAIQVFIRPPNSGTYQYFLEHVLLNKNYSPGAAAIPTAELVAEVVSKSRHGIGYGTISHRFPSRNIPVNGIEPTEQTVRSESYPLTRYLYLVVPNTPDPSVMNFIGWVQGEQGQAIVRELGYVPLW, encoded by the coding sequence ATGAAATTACCACTGTCCCTTCTTTTATTCTCCTTCCCTTTGTTCCTGTCCTGTCAGCAGGGCAAAGAAACGACCGGAACCGGTAATCAGGTCATCCGGATTGCAGGATCTGAAACCCTTCATCCACTTCTGGACCGTTGGTCCGAAGAATACATGATTAAGAATCCGGGAATCAGTATAAGGGTAACCGGTGGGGGATCCAGATACGGTTTAAAAGCCTTGATTGATGGAAAGACCGACATTGCAGCCACCTCGCGCCCGCTTAAACCCGACGAGGTCAAACGTCTGGCCGATTCTCATCAGGGAGTGGGTGTCTCGTTTTTGGTTGCCAAGGATGCCATTACCATCTATGTGAATGAACAGAACCCGGTCAGAAACCTGAGTCTTGAAGCCATCCGGCACATTTTCACAGGAACCATCACCAACTGGAAAGAAGTGGGTGGGGCCGATACCGCCATTCAGGTATTTATCCGGCCTCCGAATTCGGGGACCTATCAGTACTTCCTTGAACACGTATTGCTGAATAAAAATTATTCACCCGGGGCAGCTGCCATTCCCACTGCCGAACTGGTGGCCGAAGTGGTTTCAAAAAGCAGACATGGAATCGGTTATGGAACAATTTCTCACCGGTTTCCCTCGAGGAATATTCCCGTGAACGGCATTGAACCCACCGAACAAACCGTCCGGTCGGAAAGCTATCCGCTTACCCGGTATCTCTACCTGGTGGTCCCGAATACGCCTGACCCATCTGTCATGAATTTTATCGGATGGGTTCAGGGAGAACAGGGACAGGCAATCGTCAGAGAATTGGGGTATGTTCCTCTCTGGTAA
- a CDS encoding glycosyltransferase has protein sequence MKIAYLSTFYPYRGGIAQFNASLYRELEKHAEIRAFTFTRQYPDLLFPGQTQLIQKGDPADPIQADRCLDTINPVSWYRTARLIASWKPDVLVMKFWMPFFGPSLGFVAGYLKKRGVRVVTILDNVIPHERRPGDLTLIRYFLNRSSAFIAMTATVRDDLLRLKPDARHVVKAHPVYDHFPARMGRAEARRQLGLDPDSPMLLFFGFIRGYKGLDVLIEALPETDSRIGLMVAGEVYGSFEAYQEQIDRLQLGSRIYLYHHYIPDTEVAVYFSAADVVVLPYRSATQSGIVQIAYHYQLPVIVTAVGGLTEMVTDGVTGLVIPPGNPGAVADAIRRFFENHSDGQMEREIAARAPDFSWSGFAGELLALARS, from the coding sequence GTGAAAATTGCCTATCTCTCAACCTTTTATCCCTACAGGGGCGGGATTGCCCAGTTCAATGCCTCCTTGTACCGTGAATTGGAAAAGCACGCTGAAATCCGTGCTTTCACTTTTACCAGACAGTATCCCGATTTGCTGTTTCCAGGTCAGACTCAGCTGATTCAGAAGGGAGACCCTGCCGACCCCATTCAGGCTGACCGGTGTCTGGATACCATCAATCCCGTTTCCTGGTACCGGACAGCCCGACTGATTGCCTCCTGGAAACCCGACGTGCTCGTTATGAAATTCTGGATGCCCTTTTTCGGACCCTCGCTTGGTTTTGTCGCTGGCTATCTGAAAAAAAGGGGCGTTCGGGTGGTGACCATCCTCGATAACGTGATTCCGCATGAACGCCGGCCAGGTGATCTTACCCTTATAAGGTATTTCCTGAACCGCAGTTCTGCATTTATTGCCATGACAGCAACAGTTCGTGATGATTTATTGCGGTTGAAACCAGACGCCCGGCATGTGGTAAAAGCCCATCCTGTTTACGATCACTTCCCGGCCCGCATGGGTCGTGCAGAGGCACGCAGGCAATTGGGACTCGATCCGGATTCACCCATGCTGCTCTTTTTCGGATTCATCAGAGGTTACAAGGGACTCGATGTGTTAATTGAGGCCCTGCCCGAAACCGATTCCCGCATCGGGCTCATGGTTGCTGGTGAAGTTTATGGGTCCTTTGAGGCTTATCAGGAGCAGATCGACCGGTTGCAGCTTGGTTCCAGGATTTACCTGTATCACCACTACATACCCGATACGGAAGTGGCCGTCTATTTCTCAGCTGCAGATGTGGTTGTTCTGCCTTACCGGTCTGCGACACAAAGTGGAATTGTGCAAATCGCCTATCATTACCAGCTTCCTGTGATTGTAACGGCAGTGGGCGGCCTGACCGAGATGGTGACTGACGGAGTTACCGGACTGGTGATTCCTCCCGGAAACCCCGGGGCGGTGGCCGATGCCATCCGCCGGTTTTTCGAAAACCATTCAGATGGACAGATGGAACGGGAAATTGCCGCAAGGGCGCCCGACTTTTCCTGGTCAGGTTTTGCCGGAGAACTGCTCGCGCTGGCCCGTTCCTGA
- a CDS encoding glycosyltransferase family 9 protein produces MSVQVSMNQVRFDCRHFRGDIPCKPNKTNDQVCPTCTAYEPISKRILMIKLGAIGDVIRTTPLIQKFREVHPGCHITWLTLTPEAVPASRVDKIYKLDFKSVYNLSHLKFDIAINLDKDVEACALLADVWAVEKYGYILRDGHVDVANHLADHKFLTGMFDNLSKVNRKNYLEEIFEICGFSFNKEPYVLELNPSLDAMWDDLRARANGRKIIGLNTGCGDRWLTRLWPTPYWVDLITRLTNDGFFPVLLGGPAEDAGNRELQSLTGAYYPGTFTLPQFFSLTNQCDVIVTAVSMMMHIAIALRIPQVLFVNIFNPYEFELYDRGVIVQPDSGCDCYFGNTCKRDQHCMNDLPVEKVYQAVHQMLAVKKG; encoded by the coding sequence ATGAGCGTTCAGGTAAGCATGAATCAGGTTCGGTTCGATTGCCGGCATTTCCGCGGAGATATTCCCTGCAAACCCAACAAAACCAATGATCAGGTCTGCCCCACCTGCACCGCTTACGAGCCCATCAGCAAACGGATTCTGATGATCAAACTCGGTGCAATCGGTGACGTGATCCGGACCACCCCGCTGATTCAGAAATTCCGTGAAGTTCATCCCGGATGTCATATCACCTGGCTGACTCTTACTCCCGAAGCCGTTCCGGCGAGTCGTGTGGATAAGATTTACAAACTCGATTTTAAATCGGTTTACAATCTGAGCCATCTGAAATTCGACATTGCCATTAACCTCGATAAAGATGTGGAAGCCTGTGCCCTGCTTGCCGATGTCTGGGCAGTGGAAAAGTATGGCTACATCCTGCGTGATGGTCATGTGGATGTGGCTAACCATCTGGCTGACCATAAATTCCTGACCGGTATGTTCGACAATCTGTCAAAAGTGAACCGGAAAAATTATCTGGAAGAAATTTTTGAAATCTGTGGTTTCTCCTTCAACAAAGAACCCTATGTACTCGAGCTAAACCCTTCCCTCGATGCCATGTGGGATGACTTGCGTGCCCGTGCGAATGGCAGAAAAATCATCGGGCTGAATACCGGATGCGGCGACCGCTGGCTGACCCGTCTATGGCCCACTCCGTACTGGGTGGATTTGATTACCCGGCTGACGAACGACGGATTTTTCCCGGTTCTGCTGGGCGGTCCGGCTGAAGATGCCGGAAACCGTGAATTGCAATCGCTCACCGGCGCTTACTACCCCGGTACCTTTACGCTACCGCAGTTTTTCTCGCTGACGAACCAGTGCGATGTGATTGTGACCGCGGTTTCCATGATGATGCATATTGCTATTGCACTCAGAATTCCGCAGGTGTTGTTTGTAAACATTTTCAATCCGTACGAATTCGAGTTGTATGACCGGGGTGTGATTGTTCAGCCCGATTCCGGTTGTGACTGCTATTTTGGCAATACCTGTAAACGTGACCAGCATTGTATGAATGATCTGCCGGTTGAGAAGGTGTATCAGGCTGTTCATCAGATGCTTGCCGTTAAAAAGGGTTGA
- the mazG gene encoding nucleoside triphosphate pyrophosphohydrolase has protein sequence MKSESDLFDEFVTVVRRLRKDCPWDSTQTHQSLAHLLIEEAYETTDSIENQNFDELKKELGDLLLHVVLHAIIAKEDNRFSLSEVLSSITAKLIRRHPHIFAATDVSSVDEVKQNWELIKMKEGRSSVLEGVPDSMPALLQAYRIQDKVSSLGFDWADRREVWAKIEEELAEFREAEGQSPDRAEEELGDLLFSLTNYARFIGLNPETALARTNRKFKSRFRHVENRMREENLPWKTTPLDVMDQFWNEAKKSESRLKS, from the coding sequence ATGAAATCTGAATCAGACCTGTTTGATGAATTCGTAACCGTGGTCAGACGGCTGCGGAAAGACTGCCCGTGGGATTCCACCCAAACCCACCAGAGTCTTGCCCACCTGCTGATCGAAGAAGCCTACGAAACCACCGATTCCATCGAAAATCAGAATTTTGATGAGTTAAAAAAAGAATTGGGCGATCTTTTGCTTCATGTGGTCCTTCATGCCATCATTGCCAAAGAAGATAACCGTTTTTCGCTCTCCGAAGTTCTTTCCTCCATCACGGCTAAACTGATCAGGCGTCACCCGCACATTTTTGCAGCCACCGATGTATCCTCGGTTGATGAAGTTAAGCAAAACTGGGAACTGATCAAGATGAAGGAAGGACGTTCCTCGGTTCTTGAAGGGGTTCCTGACTCGATGCCCGCCTTGCTGCAGGCCTACCGGATTCAGGATAAGGTTTCCTCGCTTGGTTTTGATTGGGCGGACCGACGCGAGGTCTGGGCGAAAATTGAGGAGGAACTGGCCGAATTCCGCGAGGCAGAGGGGCAGTCTCCTGATCGTGCTGAAGAGGAATTGGGTGACCTGCTTTTCAGTCTGACCAATTATGCCCGGTTTATCGGATTGAATCCCGAAACGGCGTTGGCCAGAACCAACCGAAAATTCAAATCAAGATTCCGTCACGTCGAAAACAGGATGCGGGAAGAAAATCTTCCCTGGAAAACCACACCTCTCGATGTCATGGATCAATTCTGGAATGAAGCAAAAAAATCAGAAAGTCGTTTAAAGTCATGA
- a CDS encoding aminopeptidase P N-terminal domain-containing protein, which yields MKMPVEFHQRKRRSLLQALPPGTIAIITSSFPAWKSHDQFFPFRQDSNFYYLTGLQAVTPAMLILTTDAFLGSHEWLLFPRPDSHKARWEGGVETDERIKAATGVETLAYWDEFELRFGRLFSSSKTVLLNTPELDFSPLIHPTHHIREKLTRSFPHIQPGSVNSYVHRLRQFKDNEELDQLRSAISVTASGIRHMVELAPIVDYEYELEAGFLHEIHRHGIRNLGYEPIIAAGNNANILHYTANNSLIGENDCILADVGAEVGGYSADVTRVFPKNHFTDRQAAIYEAVLRVNEAVIRAVRPGIIYQSLNDLAKDLLTEEALKLNIIGKPSEITNVYMHRVTHFLGLDVHDMGNYQQTLEPGMVITIEPGLYVDSEHTGVRIEDDVLVTASGCEVLTSSIPKSSDHFRRHR from the coding sequence ATGAAAATGCCGGTTGAATTTCATCAACGCAAACGACGTTCACTTTTGCAGGCCTTGCCGCCCGGAACCATTGCAATCATTACCTCGTCCTTCCCCGCCTGGAAAAGTCATGACCAGTTTTTTCCTTTCCGTCAGGACAGCAATTTCTACTACCTGACTGGATTGCAGGCTGTAACTCCTGCCATGCTCATTCTGACCACCGATGCTTTTCTTGGATCTCATGAATGGCTGTTGTTTCCCCGCCCCGACAGCCACAAGGCCCGCTGGGAAGGCGGAGTTGAAACGGACGAACGGATCAAGGCCGCAACCGGGGTTGAAACACTTGCCTATTGGGATGAATTTGAACTCAGGTTCGGAAGGTTGTTCTCTTCTTCTAAAACGGTATTGCTGAACACTCCCGAACTCGATTTCAGTCCGCTGATTCACCCGACCCACCACATCCGGGAAAAACTGACCAGGTCCTTTCCCCATATACAGCCCGGTTCTGTGAATTCTTACGTTCACCGATTGAGGCAATTCAAAGACAATGAGGAACTGGATCAGCTGCGGTCGGCCATTTCGGTCACCGCCTCGGGGATCAGACACATGGTGGAACTGGCACCGATCGTTGATTATGAATATGAACTGGAGGCAGGTTTTCTCCATGAAATTCACCGGCATGGAATCCGGAATCTTGGCTATGAGCCCATCATTGCCGCCGGAAATAATGCCAACATTCTTCATTACACCGCTAACAATTCACTGATCGGTGAAAATGATTGCATTCTGGCCGATGTGGGGGCCGAGGTTGGTGGCTATTCGGCCGATGTGACCCGGGTATTTCCGAAAAACCACTTTACCGACCGCCAGGCGGCCATTTATGAGGCGGTCCTGCGTGTAAATGAAGCGGTCATCCGTGCCGTCCGCCCGGGAATTATTTACCAGAGTCTGAATGATCTTGCCAAAGATCTGCTGACGGAAGAAGCCCTGAAACTGAACATCATTGGTAAACCGTCGGAAATTACCAACGTCTATATGCACCGGGTAACCCATTTTCTCGGTCTGGATGTGCATGACATGGGCAACTACCAGCAAACCCTCGAACCCGGAATGGTGATCACCATTGAACCGGGCCTGTATGTGGATTCTGAACATACGGGCGTGCGGATTGAAGACGACGTGCTGGTCACCGCATCGGGATGTGAGGTTCTGACAAGCTCCATTCCGAAATCTTCTGATCATTTCAGGCGGCACCGATGA
- a CDS encoding LON peptidase substrate-binding domain-containing protein, producing the protein MIPLFPLNVVVCPGEELALHIFEDRYREMIRLCISETRPFGIILVHDSAMMTVGCTVKISQVLKVFDDGRMDILTEGQQRFTLLSTDRRKSYLQATVDYFSDEPGEPDSFVTEEAIRLHKQLLSLAGAPADEKTYEKRPLSFSLAHSAGLDLEDKQKLLEDRSEPSRLLFLIGHLTALIDKIRYYEEVKKMVRANGHARFFPPIDLTNLGTRS; encoded by the coding sequence ATGATTCCGCTGTTTCCGCTGAATGTGGTGGTTTGTCCCGGCGAAGAACTGGCTTTGCACATCTTTGAAGACCGCTACCGGGAAATGATCCGGCTTTGCATCAGCGAAACCCGTCCCTTTGGCATTATTCTGGTACATGACTCCGCCATGATGACTGTTGGCTGCACAGTGAAAATCAGCCAGGTTCTGAAGGTTTTTGATGATGGACGGATGGATATTCTGACGGAAGGCCAGCAACGATTCACCCTGCTTTCCACCGACCGCCGGAAAAGTTACCTGCAGGCAACAGTCGATTACTTCTCTGATGAACCGGGTGAACCGGACTCATTTGTCACCGAAGAAGCCATCAGGCTTCACAAACAATTGCTATCTCTTGCTGGTGCGCCGGCCGATGAGAAAACCTATGAAAAAAGACCTCTTTCCTTCTCTTTGGCCCACAGTGCCGGACTTGATCTTGAAGACAAACAAAAGCTGCTCGAGGACCGGTCAGAACCCTCCCGTCTGTTGTTCCTGATCGGGCATCTTACCGCACTGATCGATAAAATCCGTTACTATGAAGAAGTAAAAAAGATGGTCCGGGCAAACGGACATGCCCGTTTTTTTCCACCCATCGACCTGACCAATCTGGGAACCCGATCATGA
- a CDS encoding MBL fold metallo-hydrolase, producing the protein MKTIGDYTLQTIETGRFRLDGGAMFGTVPKVLWDQQLPSDPQNRIDMALRTLLIRGHGRTILIDTGMGHKWDERQQSMYALDYSHTTLTQSLNAAGIGLSDITDVILTHLHFDHAGGATMLRDGEPAPAFPNATYYIQKSNLEWARNAHERERASYLPQNFEPLALAGCLESIDGPTTLFPGLSVFVSDGHTIGLQGVRIEGSGESVVYCSDLIPTSAHIPVPWIMGYDIQPLILLNEKKNLLSQALDQNWILFFEHDPVTEACRLKPGKKYVEKGDPVVFS; encoded by the coding sequence ATGAAAACCATTGGTGATTATACGCTGCAAACCATTGAAACAGGCCGCTTCCGACTGGATGGCGGGGCCATGTTCGGGACGGTACCCAAAGTACTCTGGGATCAGCAACTCCCGTCGGACCCCCAGAACCGGATTGATATGGCACTGCGCACACTTCTGATCAGGGGCCATGGCCGAACCATTCTCATCGACACAGGAATGGGCCATAAATGGGATGAACGACAGCAGTCCATGTATGCGCTCGATTACTCACATACCACTTTGACGCAATCACTCAATGCAGCAGGAATCGGACTTTCAGACATTACTGATGTGATTCTGACTCACCTGCACTTCGATCATGCCGGCGGTGCCACCATGTTAAGGGATGGAGAACCCGCACCTGCCTTCCCGAATGCCACTTACTACATCCAGAAATCCAATCTGGAATGGGCACGAAATGCACATGAACGCGAACGGGCCAGTTATCTACCCCAGAATTTCGAACCATTGGCCCTTGCCGGTTGTCTTGAATCCATCGATGGCCCAACCACCTTGTTTCCCGGATTGTCCGTTTTTGTTTCGGATGGCCATACAATCGGCTTGCAGGGGGTGAGAATAGAGGGATCGGGCGAGTCGGTGGTTTACTGTTCTGACCTGATTCCAACCAGCGCCCATATTCCCGTTCCATGGATCATGGGCTATGACATTCAGCCGCTCATTCTTCTGAATGAAAAGAAAAACCTGCTCAGCCAGGCCCTCGATCAGAACTGGATTCTGTTCTTCGAACATGACCCGGTTACAGAAGCATGCAGACTTAAACCCGGAAAGAAATATGTCGAAAAAGGCGACCCGGTTGTCTTTAGCTGA
- a CDS encoding rhodanese-related sulfurtransferase, with protein sequence METYHILLYYKYAPIPDPVAFIAEHRQLCSSLDLKGRIYVAGEGINGTVSGLPHQTDAYQEAVRNLPGFETIEFKTETWHQHAFPRLTIKVRPEIVALKAGTDLDPNQETGTYLEPGEFDQMLESDPDVLVLDTRNDYEYAIGHFKGAVESPIRNFRDFPDMIEKLEPYRDKKILAYCTGGIRCEKATALLKRAGFKQVFQLHGGIIRYGQITGGKNWVGKCYVFDKRIAVPVNQTDNTVISTCRICQQPSDRYINCSNAACNQQILVCESCEPAIKGACSEACTNSPLSRWGQKQESPA encoded by the coding sequence ATGGAAACTTATCATATCCTTTTATATTACAAATACGCTCCGATTCCGGATCCGGTTGCCTTTATTGCTGAACACCGGCAGTTGTGTTCCTCCCTGGACCTGAAGGGCCGGATTTATGTTGCTGGTGAAGGCATTAACGGAACGGTTTCAGGGTTACCGCACCAGACCGATGCCTACCAGGAAGCGGTCCGGAACCTTCCGGGTTTTGAGACAATCGAATTTAAAACAGAAACCTGGCATCAGCATGCCTTTCCAAGGCTAACCATCAAGGTCCGTCCCGAAATTGTGGCACTGAAAGCAGGTACCGACCTCGATCCCAATCAGGAAACCGGCACGTATCTGGAGCCCGGAGAGTTTGACCAAATGCTTGAATCAGATCCGGATGTTCTGGTTCTCGATACACGGAATGACTATGAATATGCCATCGGGCATTTTAAAGGGGCTGTTGAATCCCCCATCCGGAACTTCAGGGATTTCCCCGACATGATCGAGAAACTGGAACCCTACCGTGATAAGAAAATCCTTGCATATTGCACGGGTGGAATCCGGTGTGAAAAGGCAACAGCTTTATTAAAACGGGCCGGATTTAAACAGGTTTTTCAGTTGCATGGCGGAATCATCCGGTATGGGCAGATCACTGGTGGCAAAAATTGGGTGGGCAAATGTTACGTGTTCGACAAACGGATTGCTGTTCCGGTCAATCAGACAGATAACACGGTTATTTCGACCTGCCGAATCTGTCAGCAACCTTCCGACAGGTATATTAACTGCAGCAATGCGGCATGCAATCAACAAATACTGGTTTGTGAATCCTGTGAACCAGCCATCAAAGGGGCCTGTTCCGAGGCCTGCACCAACTCACCTCTGAGCAGATGGGGTCAAAAACAGGAAAGTCCGGCCTGA